A region from the Benincasa hispida cultivar B227 chromosome 10, ASM972705v1, whole genome shotgun sequence genome encodes:
- the LOC120088003 gene encoding terpene synthase 10-like translates to MALLHLSLLASKLSIFCPITNRNVVIGNVPNNYGVPPSQNYYQPPIIRLKSVGVGGRMCLKASTRSDNVIVRQCANYHPPMWKDEFIQSLHNDYRGETYQRRLNQLKGQVKTLLRERRDSLEQLELIDTLQNLGISYHFESEIKDILERISNKFYKEDQKTKGLYATSLEFRLLRQHQFYISEEVFNAFKDEMGNFKTCFYEDINGMLSLYEASFLSIKGETILEIAKCFAINYLKEYIKSSKDDLKVEIVKHALELPLHWRIQRLEARWFIDIYERNRTINPILLEIAKLDFNIVQSIYQEDLKYASSWWKNTELGQKLSFARDQLMENFYWTIGIGFEAELTYFRRMGTKIVSLITMIDDVYDVYGTLEELKLFTNAIERWDIVAMDQLPEYMKQCLLTLYDSINEIASEALSNHGVDVMQYLKKVWVDLCKSYLIESNWYHGGYKPTLEEYMNNAWISVAGPIMLVHSYIFVSSQITEEELERLTQYANTIRCSSTIMRLANDLLSPLDEQNVGDVPKSIQCYMNEKGTSEKNAREYIRYLVDELWKKLNEYDGEKLVSSQTFIKMSKNLARISQHMYHYGDGHTIDRDKVKETVVSLLVMPITIH, encoded by the exons ATGGCTCTTCTTCACCTCTCTCTTTTAGCTTCAAAGTTGTCTATCTTCTGCCCTATCACCAACAGAAATGTTGTTATCGGAAACGTTCCTAACAACTACGGCGTTCCACCATCTCAAAATTATTATCAACCTCCTATTATTAGG TTAAAATCTGTTGGAGTTGGAGGTAGGATGTGCTTAAAAGCATCAACACGATCTGATAATGTTATTGTGAGACAGTGTGCAAATTATCATCCCCCTATGTGGAAAGATGAATTTATTCAATCATTACATAATGATTACAGG GGAGAAACATATCAAAGACGGCTCAACCAACTCAAAGGACAAGTTAAGACGTTGCTCCGAGAAAGAAGAGATTCTTTGGAGCAACTAGAGCTCATTGATACCTTACAAAATCTTGGAATATCATACCACTTTGAGAGTGAAATTAAAGATATCTTAGAAAGAATAAGCAACAAGTTCTACAAAGAGGACCAGAAGACGAAGGGTCTCTATGCAACTTCACTTGAATTTAGACTCCTAAGAcaacatcaattttatatttccGAAG AGGTTTTCAATGCCTTCAAAGATGAGATGGGAAACTTCAAAACATGCTTTTATGAAGATATAAATGGAATGTTATCATTATATGAAGCTTCATTCTTATCAATCAAAGGGGAAACTATTTTAGAGATAGCAAAATGCTTTGCAATCAACTACTTAAAGGAATACATCAAATCAAGCAAAGATGACCTCAAAGTAGAGATCGTAAAGCATGCCTTGGAGCTTCCCTTACATTGGAGGATACAAAGATTAGAGGCAAGATGGTTTATTGATATATATGAGAGAAATAGAACCATAAACCCTATTCTTCTTGAAATTGCTAAGCTTGATTTCAACATTGTGCAATCTATCTACCAAGAAGATCTTAAATATGCATCAAg TTGGTGGAAAAACACGGAGCTTGGACAAAAGCTGAGCTTTGCAAGGGACCAGTTGATGGAAAACTTCTATTGGACAATAGGCATTGGATTTGAAGCAGAGCTTACATATTTTAGAAGAATGGGTACAAAGATTGTGTCATTGATAACAATGATTGATGATGTTTATGATGTCTATGGCACATTGGAGGAACTCAAGCTCTTTACAAATGCTATAGAGAG GTGGGATATTGTTGCAATGGATCAACTTCCCGAGTATATGAAACAATGTTTGCTTACTCTCTATGATTCAATAAATGAGATAGCTTCTGAAGCACTGAGCAACCATGGAGTTGATGTCATGCAATACCTTAAGAAAGTG TGGGTAGATTTGTGCAAATCTTATCTAATAGAGTCAAATTGGTATCATGGTGGTTATAAACCAACATTGGAAGAATatatgaacaatgcatggattTCAGTAGCAGGACCAATTATGTTAGTTCattcatatatttttgtatcatCTCAAATAACTGAGGAGGAATTGGAGAGATTGACACAATATGCTAACACAATTCGTTGCTCATCAACAATTATGCGACTTGCAAATGACCTACTATCACCATTG GATGAACAAAACGTTGGTGACGttccaaaatcaattcaatGTTACATGAATGAGAAAGGTACATCTGAGAAGAATGCTCGTGAATATATAAGATATTTGGTAGATGAGTTATGGAAGAAGTTAAATGAATATGATGGTGAGAAACTGGTATCCTCTCAAACCTTCATCAAGATGTCCAAGAATCTTGCGCGGATATCTCAACATATGTATCATTATGGAGATGGACATACCATAGATCGTGACAAAGTAAAAGAAACTGTAGTGTCTCTTCTTGTAATGCCTATTACCattcattaa